One Arthrobacter sp. FW306-07-I genomic window carries:
- a CDS encoding S8 family serine peptidase, which translates to MHSTTASTRFLPRAAAALMAVLLAACCFCAGLFTAPSARADEWRDKEYWLADSGITKAWEVSKGAGVKVAVIDSGIDAQHPDLKGAVVGGYDASGSGRPDGQKSVGSKPEHGTLVATMLAGRGHQPASPSPSPSPGPAGTPPDGIMGVAPEAQLLSVSTWLGSPNPSGKSDQDQIPEAVRWAVDNGAKVINISLGSTSPQWPQSWDAAFLYAEQKDVVIVAAAGNRVGGNTQVGAPATIPGVLTVAGLDRKNQASVDASSQGISIGVAAPAENLLGGLPGGGYAEWAGTSGSTPIVAGVAALIRSKWPDMTAEQVINRIITTAKDAGAPGKDPLYGYGILNAEAALKADVPQVSVNPLGTIAEWIRVHRRGNAAPATPAPTAAPVPSAEPTLPEATVPAAKAPSQRDSAIGAAVVIGFGVLFIAIIAAAGIQLRRAARNPALATEESDTGVLEKVHTPRNSHVTDRRPS; encoded by the coding sequence ATGCATTCCACAACAGCTTCCACCCGCTTCTTGCCGCGGGCGGCGGCGGCCCTGATGGCCGTCCTCCTGGCTGCGTGCTGCTTCTGCGCGGGCCTCTTCACGGCACCCTCCGCACGGGCCGATGAGTGGCGCGACAAAGAATACTGGCTGGCAGATTCCGGCATCACCAAGGCCTGGGAAGTGTCAAAGGGCGCAGGCGTCAAAGTAGCCGTCATCGACAGCGGCATTGACGCGCAGCACCCGGACCTCAAAGGCGCCGTCGTCGGTGGGTACGACGCCTCCGGCTCCGGCCGGCCCGACGGCCAGAAGAGCGTGGGCTCGAAGCCCGAACACGGGACCCTGGTAGCCACGATGCTTGCCGGCCGCGGCCACCAGCCGGCAAGCCCAAGCCCAAGCCCCAGCCCGGGACCGGCGGGTACACCGCCCGACGGCATCATGGGAGTGGCGCCGGAAGCACAGCTCCTTTCGGTTTCCACCTGGCTTGGCTCACCCAACCCTTCGGGCAAGAGCGACCAGGACCAGATTCCCGAGGCAGTCCGCTGGGCCGTGGACAACGGCGCCAAGGTGATCAATATTTCGTTGGGCAGCACAAGCCCGCAGTGGCCGCAAAGCTGGGACGCGGCCTTCCTTTACGCGGAACAGAAGGACGTGGTCATTGTTGCTGCGGCGGGCAACCGGGTGGGCGGCAACACCCAGGTTGGCGCCCCTGCCACCATCCCCGGCGTCCTCACCGTCGCCGGCCTGGACCGCAAGAACCAAGCCAGCGTGGACGCCTCCTCACAAGGGATCAGCATCGGCGTGGCGGCACCTGCCGAGAACCTCCTTGGCGGCCTCCCCGGTGGAGGCTACGCGGAGTGGGCTGGAACCTCGGGCTCTACCCCCATCGTTGCCGGCGTGGCAGCACTGATCCGCTCCAAGTGGCCGGACATGACCGCTGAACAGGTCATCAACCGGATCATCACCACGGCCAAGGACGCGGGAGCCCCGGGCAAGGACCCGCTGTACGGCTACGGTATCCTCAACGCCGAGGCTGCCCTCAAGGCCGATGTCCCGCAGGTGTCGGTCAACCCGCTGGGCACCATCGCCGAATGGATCCGCGTCCACAGGCGGGGAAACGCTGCTCCCGCAACCCCGGCGCCAACCGCCGCACCGGTGCCCAGTGCCGAACCCACCCTGCCCGAAGCAACCGTTCCCGCTGCCAAGGCTCCGTCCCAGCGGGACAGTGCCATCGGCGCCGCCGTCGTGATCGGGTTTGGTGTCCTCTTCATCGCGATCATCGCGGCAGCCGGCATCCAGCTTCGCAGGGCCGCCCGCAACCCTGCGCTTGCCACCGAAGAATCCGACACAGGGGTGCTGGAAAAGGTGCATACGCCCCGGAATTCCCACGTTACGGACCGTCGTCCAAGTTAG
- a CDS encoding branched-chain amino acid ABC transporter permease, producing the protein MLSTLVPLLPTENDWITFDIPSLAENFWSATFDGLTFGAIYALVALGYTLVYGVLNLINFAHSEVFIVGCYAVFFTLSSLGFGPSAPRLDIWAIILNLLLALVLAMLASAVTAFLLERIAYKPLRRRNAPRLVFLITAIGASFTIQYLIYLWRGPSPELALTMFRPTPIFDVFGTIIDSQQLVIIIAAVIMMVGIDRFISKSRTGRGIRAVAQDPDTATLMGVNKERIIITTFVIGGLLAGAAALFYVMKIPSGVQYSGGFVLGIKAFAAAVLGGIGNVRGALLGGLLLGLIGNYGQILLGNSQWTDVVAFVVLVLVLLLRPEGILGTSLGRSKA; encoded by the coding sequence ATGCTTTCCACTCTTGTCCCACTACTCCCGACGGAAAACGACTGGATTACCTTCGACATACCGTCCCTGGCCGAAAACTTCTGGAGCGCCACCTTTGACGGCCTCACCTTCGGAGCCATCTACGCGCTCGTAGCGTTGGGTTACACCCTGGTTTACGGCGTGCTCAACCTGATCAACTTCGCCCACTCGGAAGTGTTCATCGTCGGTTGCTACGCAGTCTTTTTCACCCTCAGCAGCCTTGGCTTTGGCCCTTCCGCACCCCGGCTCGATATCTGGGCCATCATCCTCAACCTGCTGCTGGCGCTGGTTCTGGCCATGCTTGCCTCCGCGGTGACGGCCTTCCTGCTGGAACGCATCGCCTACAAGCCCCTCCGCCGGCGGAACGCCCCGCGCCTGGTCTTCCTGATCACCGCCATCGGCGCTTCCTTCACCATCCAGTACCTGATCTACCTGTGGCGTGGTCCCAGCCCTGAGCTTGCCCTCACGATGTTCCGGCCCACACCCATCTTCGATGTCTTCGGCACCATCATCGACTCCCAACAGCTGGTGATCATCATTGCCGCGGTAATCATGATGGTGGGCATCGACAGGTTCATCAGCAAGTCGCGCACCGGCCGCGGCATCCGCGCAGTCGCCCAGGACCCCGACACCGCCACGTTGATGGGCGTCAACAAAGAGCGCATCATTATTACCACCTTCGTCATCGGAGGCCTGCTTGCAGGAGCCGCCGCCTTGTTCTATGTCATGAAGATCCCGTCCGGTGTCCAGTACAGCGGTGGGTTCGTCCTTGGCATCAAGGCGTTCGCGGCCGCGGTACTGGGCGGCATCGGCAACGTCCGCGGTGCCCTGCTGGGCGGCCTGCTGCTCGGCCTGATCGGCAACTACGGCCAGATCCTGCTGGGCAACTCGCAGTGGACCGACGTCGTGGCGTTCGTGGTGCTGGTGCTGGTGCTGCTGCTGCGGCCCGAAGGCATCCTGGGCACCTCCCTTGGAAGGAGCAAAGCATGA
- the eno gene encoding phosphopyruvate hydratase, with product MALIDAIHAREILDSRGNPTVEVEVLLSDGQIGRAAVPSGASTGEHEAVELRDGDKGRYLGKGVQKAVDAVIDQIAPALTGFDATDQRSIDQAMLDLDGTPNKGKLGANAILGVSLAVANAAAASADLPLYKYLGGPNAHVLPVPLMNILNGGSHADSDVDIQEFMIAPIGAETFSEGLRWGVEVYHNLKSVLKEKGLSTGLGDEGGFAPNLPSNRAALDLIQEAIKNAGYTPGKDIALALDVASSEFYKDGAYQFEGKALSATEMSAYYAELVDAYPLVSIEDPLDENDWEGWKTLTDTIGDKVQLVGDDLFVTNPAILQRGIDTRTANSLLVKVNQIGSLTETLDAVSLAQRAGYTTITSHRSGETEDTTIADIAVATNAGQIKTGAPARSERVAKYNQLLRIEEELDDAARYAGRSAFPRFKG from the coding sequence ATGGCGCTTATCGATGCCATCCACGCCCGCGAGATCCTCGATTCCCGCGGCAACCCCACCGTAGAAGTTGAAGTCCTGCTGTCCGACGGCCAGATCGGCCGCGCGGCGGTGCCCTCCGGCGCCTCCACCGGTGAGCACGAGGCCGTCGAACTGCGCGACGGCGACAAGGGCCGCTACCTGGGCAAAGGCGTGCAGAAGGCCGTCGACGCCGTCATCGACCAGATTGCCCCCGCCCTGACCGGCTTCGACGCCACGGACCAGCGCAGCATCGACCAGGCCATGCTGGACCTGGACGGCACCCCCAACAAGGGCAAGCTGGGCGCCAACGCCATCCTGGGCGTCTCCCTGGCCGTCGCCAACGCAGCCGCAGCCTCCGCTGACCTGCCGCTCTACAAGTACCTGGGCGGTCCCAACGCGCACGTCCTGCCCGTGCCGCTCATGAACATCCTCAACGGTGGGTCGCACGCCGACTCCGACGTCGACATCCAGGAATTCATGATCGCCCCCATCGGTGCCGAGACCTTCTCCGAAGGCCTGCGCTGGGGCGTCGAGGTCTACCACAACCTCAAGTCCGTCCTGAAGGAAAAGGGCCTGTCCACCGGCCTCGGCGACGAAGGCGGCTTCGCCCCCAACCTGCCGTCCAACCGCGCGGCGCTGGACCTGATCCAGGAAGCCATCAAGAACGCCGGCTACACCCCGGGCAAGGACATTGCCCTGGCCCTGGACGTGGCCTCCTCCGAGTTCTACAAGGACGGTGCCTACCAGTTCGAAGGCAAGGCCCTGTCCGCCACCGAGATGAGCGCCTACTACGCCGAGCTCGTGGACGCGTACCCGCTGGTCTCCATCGAGGACCCGCTGGACGAGAACGACTGGGAAGGCTGGAAGACCCTCACCGACACCATCGGTGACAAGGTCCAGCTGGTTGGTGACGACCTCTTCGTCACCAACCCGGCCATCCTGCAGCGCGGCATCGACACAAGGACCGCCAATTCCCTGCTGGTCAAGGTCAACCAGATCGGTTCCCTGACCGAGACCCTGGACGCCGTCAGCCTGGCCCAGCGCGCCGGCTACACCACCATCACCTCGCACCGCTCCGGCGAAACCGAGGACACCACCATCGCCGATATCGCGGTGGCCACCAACGCCGGCCAGATCAAGACCGGCGCACCTGCCCGCTCCGAGCGCGTGGCCAAGTACAACCAGCTGCTCCGCATTGAAGAGGAACTGGACGACGCCGCACGCTACGCCGGACGCAGCGCATTCCCGCGTTTCAAGGGCTAG
- a CDS encoding DUF501 domain-containing protein — protein MEHNTAAARDESRQPTAHDLEVLSRQLGRPVRDVVEIPARCICGNPLVAATAPRLSNGTPFPTTFYLTHPVITSAVSRLEAAGVMNSMNEQLASDEGLAAAYRAAHEEYLAAREAIGERSGIGPVPEIAGVSAGGMPTRVKCLHVLVGHSLAAGSGVNPLGDQAIGMISEWWTADKCYCDGAWDTTGEAPSRDLSRHGPQGLPDIVGRPAPVRKAAGTAGAAE, from the coding sequence GTGGAACACAACACGGCAGCCGCCCGGGACGAATCCCGCCAACCGACAGCACACGACCTTGAAGTACTGAGCAGGCAGCTGGGACGGCCCGTCCGCGACGTCGTGGAGATTCCCGCCCGCTGCATCTGCGGCAACCCACTGGTGGCGGCCACCGCACCGCGCCTCAGCAACGGCACTCCGTTCCCCACCACTTTCTACCTGACGCACCCGGTGATCACGTCCGCCGTTTCCAGGCTTGAGGCGGCAGGGGTCATGAACAGCATGAACGAGCAGCTGGCCTCAGACGAAGGACTCGCCGCTGCCTACCGGGCAGCCCACGAGGAGTACCTGGCGGCCCGCGAAGCCATTGGGGAACGTTCGGGCATCGGCCCGGTGCCCGAAATCGCCGGCGTCTCCGCCGGCGGGATGCCCACCCGCGTCAAGTGCCTGCATGTCCTGGTGGGCCACTCCCTGGCAGCGGGCAGCGGCGTCAACCCCCTCGGCGATCAGGCGATCGGAATGATCAGCGAGTGGTGGACGGCGGACAAGTGCTATTGCGACGGCGCCTGGGACACCACCGGCGAGGCACCATCCCGGGACCTCAGCCGCCACGGGCCCCAGGGCCTGCCCGATATCGTGGGGCGGCCAGCGCCCGTGCGGAAAGCCGCCGGCACTGCAGGAGCCGCCGAATGA
- a CDS encoding branched-chain amino acid ABC transporter substrate-binding protein: MYRKKVLTSLAAAATFSMLLSACANQAGPGTTESSGSSGKVNIPAISKVDVPAGAVKPAGDGKATCPATTTLAYAGAQTGPNAQLGVNIFNGIQLAIDQHNKANPGCQVQFKKFDTEGDPNKATGPVTQMVSEPDIVGVVGLPFSGESKATGNIFEQKGLVHITPSATNPTLTENGWTTFFRGLGNDAVQGPAAAKFLTGKLGAKKVYLVQDDSDYGIGLGTSTSAGLGSALAGTEKVTTGQKDFSAVISKIMNAKADAVFYAGYYAEGAPFDQQLVGKGFTGTFVAPDGVKDDQFIKQAGDASNNAYFTCPCIPGELITDFASAYKDVSKGAEPGTYSIEGYDAATVLLSGIDAGKQSRADLLAWVKAYDKDGLSKHYKWDAKGELQAPTVYGYKVENGKIVPVGPIGE; this comes from the coding sequence ATGTACCGAAAGAAAGTCCTCACCTCGTTGGCAGCAGCAGCCACATTCAGCATGCTGCTGTCGGCCTGTGCCAACCAGGCGGGCCCCGGCACCACCGAAAGCTCGGGTTCGTCCGGCAAGGTGAACATCCCCGCCATTTCGAAAGTGGATGTCCCCGCCGGTGCCGTCAAGCCGGCCGGTGACGGCAAGGCCACCTGCCCCGCGACCACCACGCTGGCCTACGCAGGCGCGCAGACCGGTCCCAACGCGCAGCTGGGCGTCAACATCTTCAACGGCATCCAGCTGGCCATCGACCAGCACAACAAGGCCAACCCCGGCTGCCAGGTCCAGTTCAAGAAGTTCGATACCGAAGGTGACCCCAACAAGGCCACCGGCCCCGTCACCCAGATGGTGAGCGAGCCGGACATCGTTGGTGTAGTCGGCCTGCCGTTCTCGGGCGAATCCAAGGCCACGGGCAACATCTTCGAGCAGAAGGGCCTGGTCCACATCACGCCGTCGGCCACCAACCCCACGCTGACCGAAAACGGCTGGACCACCTTCTTCCGGGGCCTCGGCAATGACGCCGTCCAGGGCCCGGCAGCAGCGAAGTTCCTCACCGGCAAGCTTGGCGCCAAGAAGGTCTACCTGGTCCAGGACGACTCCGACTACGGCATTGGCCTTGGCACCTCCACCTCCGCCGGACTTGGCAGCGCACTGGCCGGAACGGAAAAGGTGACCACCGGGCAGAAGGACTTCTCGGCAGTCATCTCCAAGATCATGAACGCAAAGGCCGACGCCGTGTTCTACGCCGGCTACTACGCCGAGGGTGCACCGTTCGACCAGCAGTTGGTTGGCAAGGGCTTCACCGGAACCTTCGTGGCGCCGGATGGCGTCAAGGATGACCAGTTCATCAAGCAGGCAGGCGACGCCTCAAACAACGCCTACTTCACCTGCCCCTGCATCCCCGGTGAACTGATCACCGACTTCGCTTCCGCATACAAGGATGTCTCCAAGGGCGCAGAACCCGGAACGTACTCGATCGAAGGCTACGACGCCGCTACTGTCCTCCTGTCCGGCATCGATGCGGGCAAGCAAAGCCGCGCGGACCTGCTGGCCTGGGTCAAGGCCTACGACAAGGACGGCCTGAGCAAGCACTACAAGTGGGACGCCAAGGGTGAGCTCCAGGCCCCGACCGTCTACGGCTACAAGGTGGAGAACGGCAAGATCGTCCCCGTCGGCCCCATCGGGGAGTAG
- a CDS encoding branched-chain amino acid ABC transporter permease — MSMTDGPTPLQTAAAEQAAEDREASAKAAGRSDLQRGRRKPGYFSDRWQALSRQQQWAFLVVVVVLAYLLPLINPPIFTTEPGNNFALACFDMARFALIAVGLNIVVGYAGLLDLGYVAFFAVGSYVAAMLTSPDSPYLHIPYLWTLPVAMAVTMFFGVMLGVPTLRLRGDYLAIVTLGFGEIIRILATIIPAMKGQVGFQNVGHPPGTAADGTPIFSNSNGVPWYWLTLTIIIIVTLLVGNLERSRVGRAWIAIREDEDAAEIMGVPTFKYKVWAFAIGAAVGGLSGALFAGQVGFVNNQKFDVTTSILFLAAVVLGGAGNKVGAILGGALVSYIPLRFTAIAEYKYLIFGVALVLIMIFRSQGLLPARQRLLAYGRTALNKVASRDATEPKDTDTPAPGPDTRAAGQRGAEA, encoded by the coding sequence ATGAGTATGACGGACGGCCCCACGCCTCTGCAGACAGCAGCGGCCGAGCAGGCGGCAGAGGACCGCGAAGCCTCCGCCAAAGCCGCAGGGCGGAGCGACCTTCAGCGGGGGAGACGCAAGCCCGGCTACTTCTCCGACCGGTGGCAGGCCCTGTCCCGCCAACAGCAATGGGCATTCCTGGTGGTTGTGGTGGTGCTGGCCTACCTGCTGCCGCTGATCAACCCGCCGATCTTCACTACTGAACCGGGCAACAACTTCGCCCTGGCCTGCTTCGACATGGCCCGGTTTGCACTGATCGCAGTTGGGCTCAACATCGTGGTGGGCTACGCCGGATTGCTGGACCTGGGATACGTCGCCTTCTTCGCGGTGGGTTCCTACGTTGCGGCGATGCTGACCAGCCCGGATTCGCCGTACTTGCACATCCCCTATCTATGGACGCTTCCGGTGGCCATGGCGGTCACCATGTTCTTCGGCGTCATGCTGGGCGTGCCCACGCTCCGTCTCAGGGGTGACTACCTTGCCATCGTGACGCTCGGCTTCGGGGAGATCATCCGCATCCTGGCCACGATCATCCCGGCCATGAAGGGCCAGGTGGGCTTCCAGAACGTCGGACACCCGCCGGGTACCGCGGCTGACGGCACGCCCATTTTCTCCAACTCAAACGGTGTGCCCTGGTACTGGCTGACGCTGACCATCATCATCATCGTCACCCTCCTGGTGGGCAACCTGGAACGCAGCCGTGTCGGCCGGGCCTGGATCGCCATCCGCGAAGATGAGGACGCCGCGGAAATCATGGGTGTTCCCACCTTCAAATACAAGGTGTGGGCCTTCGCCATCGGTGCTGCCGTCGGCGGCCTGTCCGGTGCCTTGTTCGCCGGCCAGGTGGGGTTCGTGAACAACCAGAAGTTCGACGTCACCACATCCATCCTGTTCCTCGCCGCCGTCGTCCTGGGCGGCGCCGGCAACAAGGTAGGGGCCATTCTTGGCGGAGCCCTGGTCAGCTACATCCCGCTCAGGTTCACGGCCATCGCCGAGTACAAATACCTGATCTTCGGCGTTGCGTTGGTGCTGATCATGATCTTCCGTTCCCAGGGGCTGCTTCCGGCCCGGCAGCGGCTGCTCGCGTACGGCAGGACGGCTTTGAACAAGGTCGCCAGCCGCGATGCCACCGAACCCAAAGACACCGACACGC
- a CDS encoding Ppx/GppA phosphatase family protein, producing MTRVAAIDCGTNSIRLLIADIHRANGSTDLTDVVREMRVVRLGQGVDATGELAPEALERTFAAAADYARLIKEHGAERIRFVATSASRDARNRDIFVDGIRELLGVEPEVISGDEEAALSFAGASSVLPILDGHQVLVVDLGGGSTEFVLGTADGVTAAKSVDIGCVRLTERHLRDDPPTAEEIAAAEADVDAAIARAGRDVPLERATAVVGVAGSVTTITAHALRLPEYSPDAIHGTELPIAEVRAAATDLLTMTRDKRAALPYMHPGRVDVIGAGGLVWRRILERMGELTGGRITAATASEHDILDGIALSIG from the coding sequence ATGACGCGCGTGGCCGCCATCGACTGCGGCACCAACTCCATCCGGCTCCTGATCGCGGACATCCACCGCGCCAACGGCAGCACGGACCTGACCGACGTTGTCCGCGAGATGCGCGTGGTCCGGCTGGGCCAGGGCGTGGACGCCACTGGCGAACTGGCGCCCGAGGCACTTGAACGGACCTTCGCCGCAGCCGCTGACTATGCGCGGCTGATCAAGGAACACGGTGCTGAGCGGATCCGGTTCGTCGCCACTTCCGCCAGCCGCGATGCACGCAACCGGGACATCTTCGTGGACGGTATCCGGGAGCTCCTGGGCGTGGAGCCGGAAGTCATCTCCGGGGACGAGGAAGCGGCACTGTCCTTTGCCGGTGCCAGCAGCGTCCTGCCCATCCTGGACGGCCACCAGGTGCTGGTAGTGGACCTCGGCGGGGGAAGCACCGAGTTCGTCCTCGGCACCGCCGACGGCGTGACGGCAGCGAAGTCGGTGGACATTGGCTGCGTCCGCCTCACTGAACGGCACCTTCGGGACGACCCGCCCACCGCTGAAGAGATCGCGGCAGCGGAAGCCGACGTGGACGCCGCCATAGCCCGCGCCGGACGCGATGTACCGCTGGAACGCGCCACCGCCGTCGTCGGTGTTGCGGGGTCCGTCACCACCATCACCGCCCATGCCCTGCGCCTGCCGGAATACTCGCCTGACGCCATCCACGGCACGGAACTGCCGATTGCGGAGGTTCGCGCCGCCGCCACCGACCTGCTCACCATGACCCGGGACAAGCGCGCGGCCCTGCCGTACATGCACCCCGGACGCGTGGACGTCATCGGGGCCGGGGGACTGGTGTGGCGCCGGATCCTGGAACGGATGGGGGAGCTGACCGGCGGGAGGATTACCGCAGCCACGGCCAGCGAGCACGACATCCTCGACGGCATCGCCCTGAGCATCGGGTAG
- a CDS encoding FtsB family cell division protein, which produces MATRRPKVPKVAPNRPGKETADDGTSSGAEVIRADFRPAKGTAQAESAASKGNSGRGAAGKPAAGKMGETAKPKLSAGRKGSSSIDGKDVRGEEDDQHPVPAKAFSGRMLALAVVMIAITIMLAPTVKIFFDKKAEIDALHADIAARQAEGDALRQQVSRWQDPNYVKQQARDRINMVMPGETGYWVFGSDEPAGESSSPAGAAAAQDPADLPWVDSLWESIRRAATD; this is translated from the coding sequence ATGGCTACCCGCCGTCCCAAAGTTCCCAAGGTCGCCCCCAACCGTCCAGGCAAGGAAACGGCCGACGACGGTACCTCCAGCGGTGCCGAGGTCATCCGGGCGGATTTCCGCCCGGCCAAGGGAACGGCCCAGGCGGAAAGTGCGGCTTCGAAGGGCAACAGCGGGCGCGGCGCTGCAGGAAAGCCGGCCGCAGGAAAGATGGGGGAGACCGCGAAGCCCAAGCTGTCCGCCGGCCGCAAAGGCAGCAGCTCGATTGACGGCAAGGATGTGCGGGGCGAGGAAGATGACCAGCACCCCGTGCCCGCGAAGGCCTTCTCCGGACGGATGCTCGCGCTGGCGGTGGTGATGATTGCCATCACCATCATGCTGGCGCCCACAGTGAAGATCTTCTTCGACAAGAAGGCCGAAATCGACGCGTTGCACGCCGACATTGCGGCACGCCAGGCCGAAGGCGATGCCCTCCGCCAGCAGGTTTCGCGCTGGCAGGACCCCAACTACGTCAAACAGCAGGCCCGCGACCGCATTAACATGGTTATGCCGGGCGAAACCGGCTACTGGGTTTTTGGCAGCGATGAGCCGGCCGGAGAAAGCAGTAGCCCCGCCGGCGCAGCAGCAGCACAAGACCCCGCCGATCTGCCGTGGGTGGATTCCCTGTGGGAGTCCATCAGGCGCGCGGCCACAGACTGA
- a CDS encoding NAD(P)/FAD-dependent oxidoreductase: protein MATTPQLQDRPRVLVVGGGYVGLYVALKLQKKIANAGGIVTVVDPLPYMTYQPFLPEVAGGNIEARHAVVSHRQHLKQTELIQGRVTSIDHVNRKAVVAPADGGENFEVPYFDVVLAAGAITRTFPIKGLADKGIGLKTIEEAVALRNKLLERIEVASTMTDPAARARALTFVVVGGGFAGIECITEMEDLARAAVRNNPRVKQEEVRFVLVEAMGRIMPEVTAQQADWVVEHLRSRGIEVLLNTSLDSAEGTLKLINLPDKTPAQEFEADTLVWTAGVQANPMVRSTDFPLEPRGRVRVLPDLRISGDEGIVENAWAAGDIAAVPDLTGKGLPDGTCVPNAQHALRQAKRLARNLWASRWDKPLTDYKHKNLGAVAGFGEWKGVANINLLGRIGLKGAPAWLAHRGYHGMAMPTFERKFRVILNWIIGFFAGRDTTQLLDLDNPRGAFVSAATPAPKPAAAPAAVPAGGSGSTAAAAPKETVAANAK from the coding sequence ATGGCAACCACCCCACAGCTCCAGGACCGTCCCAGGGTACTCGTCGTCGGCGGCGGGTACGTCGGCCTGTACGTAGCACTGAAACTGCAGAAGAAGATCGCGAATGCCGGTGGCATCGTCACCGTCGTTGATCCCCTGCCCTACATGACCTACCAGCCCTTCCTTCCCGAGGTGGCCGGCGGCAACATCGAAGCCCGCCACGCGGTGGTTTCCCACCGCCAGCACCTCAAGCAGACGGAACTGATCCAGGGCCGCGTCACCTCGATCGACCACGTCAACCGCAAGGCTGTGGTGGCTCCCGCCGACGGCGGCGAAAACTTTGAGGTTCCCTACTTCGACGTCGTGCTCGCAGCCGGCGCCATCACCCGCACGTTCCCCATCAAGGGCCTGGCGGACAAGGGCATTGGCCTGAAGACCATCGAGGAAGCCGTTGCGCTGCGCAACAAGCTGCTCGAGCGCATCGAGGTTGCCTCCACCATGACAGACCCCGCCGCACGCGCCCGGGCCCTGACTTTCGTGGTGGTCGGCGGCGGCTTCGCCGGCATCGAATGCATCACCGAGATGGAAGACCTCGCCCGCGCCGCGGTGCGCAACAACCCCCGCGTCAAGCAGGAGGAAGTGCGCTTCGTCCTGGTCGAGGCCATGGGCCGCATCATGCCCGAGGTCACCGCGCAGCAGGCTGACTGGGTGGTGGAGCACCTGCGCAGCCGCGGCATCGAGGTTCTCCTGAACACCTCGCTGGACAGCGCCGAAGGCACCCTCAAGCTCATCAACCTTCCGGACAAGACCCCCGCCCAGGAATTCGAGGCAGACACCCTGGTGTGGACCGCCGGCGTGCAGGCCAACCCCATGGTCCGCTCCACGGACTTCCCGCTGGAGCCCCGCGGCCGCGTCCGCGTCCTGCCGGACCTGCGCATCTCCGGCGACGAAGGCATCGTGGAGAACGCCTGGGCAGCCGGCGATATCGCCGCTGTACCGGACCTCACCGGCAAGGGCCTGCCGGACGGCACCTGCGTGCCCAACGCCCAGCACGCCCTGCGCCAGGCCAAGCGCCTCGCCAGGAACCTTTGGGCCTCCCGCTGGGACAAGCCGCTGACTGACTACAAGCACAAGAACCTTGGTGCCGTGGCCGGCTTCGGCGAGTGGAAGGGCGTTGCCAACATCAACCTCCTGGGCCGCATCGGCCTCAAGGGAGCACCGGCCTGGCTGGCCCACCGCGGCTACCATGGCATGGCCATGCCCACGTTTGAGCGCAAGTTCCGCGTCATCCTGAACTGGATCATCGGCTTCTTCGCCGGCCGCGACACCACCCAGCTGCTGGACCTGGACAACCCCCGGGGCGCCTTTGTCTCGGCAGCAACCCCGGCCCCGAAGCCTGCAGCTGCTCCCGCAGCCGTGCCGGCCGGCGGCTCCGGTTCCACCGCTGCCGCAGCTCCCAAGGAGACCGTGGCGGCCAACGCCAAGTAG